ATGCGCCGCGGGTTGGCGGGGTCGCGGATGTCCAGGATGATGCCGTTCCCCGAGCACGCCCCCGCCGCCAGCCCCATCTCCGGGTAGACGGTGATGTCGTGGCACATGTCCGTCTCGGCGGTCTCCTGCGTCCCCTCGCCGTGCCGGCCGCCGCGCCACAGCCCGGCGACGTTCCCCGCCGAGTCCGCGAAGATGCGCGGTGTGCTGACGATGCGCGCCTGCTGCGGATTGGCCACCGGCACGCGGATCACCTCGATGCGGAAGAGCGAGGTGTTGGGGTCCTGCTCCGGGCGCCCGCCCGAGCACCCCGCCAGCTCGGCGCCGGGGCGCACGGGCGCGGTGCCGCTTACGTAGATGTAGACGTGCGATGAGTCGCGCGGGTCCGGCACCAGGGTGTGCGTGTGCGAGCCGCGGCACGTCTGCACGGTGGCCACCTGGCGCGGCGATTCGACGTTGCTGATGTCGTAGATGCGCACCCCGCGGAAGCGCTCGGTGCTCACCGGGCCCTCCACCCCCGCCGTGCCGCAGTCCACCCGCCCGCGCGTCTCCTCCACCGACATGAAGAGGAGGTTGCGGTGCACGGACACGTCGCCCTGGCCGCCGGGGCACACGATGGTGCCGCGCAGGCGCGGGCGCCGCACGTCCGTCATGTCGTAGATCTGGATGCCGTGGAAGCCGCCCATGAACGTCGTGTTGCCCTGGAAGGCGAGGTCGGCGTTGACCAGCCCGAAGTTGTTCACGTCCTGCGGATCGAAGAAGCCCGCGGGGCGCGGCGTGTGCGACACCAGCGCCATGTTGCGGGCGGCCTCCCCCGCGTTCATCCACCCCGCGCGCAGCCCGATGCGCGGGTCGCGCGCCTGCGCACCGGCGGGCGTCCACGCCGCGCCCAGGAGCAGGGCGGCCATCACGAGCCTTGCAGCCGTCGTTTCGATTTTCATCTCGTTCTTCGGTGAGGTGTCGGGGACTCTCGCTGGGGCGCTCCGCTGCGCGCCTCAGCCGCGGGGAATCGTGGACAGCAGCGCGCGCATGCGGGCGATCTCCGCGCGCTGGTCCGCGTTCACGTCGGTGGCGAAGCCGTACATCTCCGAAGTCTGGGCCGCGCCGGGTGTGGCGAAGAGCTGGGCGACCATCGTCACCGCGCCCTCGTGGTGGCGGATCATGTACTCCAGGAAGAGCCGGTCGAACCCCGCCCCCCTCGCCGCCGCCAGCCGCGCCAGCTCCGCATCGGTGAGCATCCCCGGCATCGAGGCGTGCTCGCCGTGGGCGTGCGCATCGGCGGACGGGGCCTCGACGCCGTGGCGCCGCAGCCAGCTCCGCATCTGCCGCATCTCGTCGTCCTGCGACACGTCGATGCGCTCGGCGATCAGGCGGATCTCGGGGCGGGTGCTCCGCTGCCGCACCATCGCCGTCATCACCCGCGCCTGGGCGTGATGCGCCATCATGTGCTGCATGAATCGTACATCCGCGTCGCTGTGGCGGCGCGCGGTGCCGGCGGCGGCGCGGCGCGCGGTGTCCGCCTGCGCGGCGGGCTGCTGCACGGCGGGCGCGGGGCTCGACGGCGGGGCTTCGGTGCCCGCAGTGCCGCATGCGCCGAGCACGAGCACCCAGACGGCGGCGCGGCCGGATGATCTCTTCATGTGCCTTGCTCCTCCAGTGCTGGAACGGGGCTGCCCATCAGCCGGTGCAACGTACCACGCGCCCCGCGCGCCGGAAACGCGGTGCGCATCATGGGTTTCGCACGCAGCGCGTGCAGACGGGCGCAAAGACCGCGTCGAAGCCCGGCCCGACCGTCCCCCCGTTGATGGTCACGACGTTGGCGTGCGCGGGATCGTCGATGGTGGTGCTCGCCACGTAGACGGCGTCTGCGGGCTCCACGTCCTCGCCCACGACGAAGCGGCAGTTGTTGAAGGTCAGCGACTGCCTCGTTCGCCGCGGCCCCTGCGCCCAGTCGAAGTTCCAGTACACGTCCGCGATGCGCATCCCGCGGTTCGCCTCGCCGGCGACGCGCTCGCGGGTGGTGAAGGTGCAGTCCGTAAAGGTGACGTCCTTGGGATAGACGATGCGGTTGCCGAACGAATCCGGGTATCCCACTTCGAAGTCACAGTCGCGGAGGCGCACCGTCGAGTTCTCCGCGTAGAGAAAGAACGGCGCCTTCGCCACGATGTCCTGCCCCGTGACGATGGAGCCTTCGTGCACTCCGATGTCGAAATCGCCGGCCAGCAGGCGTAGCCGCGTCAGGTTCAGCTCCACCTTGAGGGTGTTGCCGAAGCCGCGCCCGTCGACCTCCACGTCGATCCCGGTGGCGTCGCGGGTGCCGCGCGTGGTAAAGGTATGCACGTCCGCCCTGGAATACCCGCCCGTCAGCACGAAGCCGCCGCGGAACACGTCCACCGCATCGCAGTTGTAGACTCTGGCCGCAACGTTGGTGGAGACGGAGATGCCGTCCGCCACCCCGTTGCGCAGGTGGCAGTCCTCCACCACCGCGCGCAGCCTTCCGCGGCGCGCCGGGTCTCCGTAGAGGAAGACGAGGTGCGCCTGCTCCAGCTGGTGCTGCTGGTATGGGCCCTGGCTGGCGGAGTTGCCGTCGAAGGTGAGGCCGCGGATGATGAGCGGCCTGGAGTCGGCGTCGCCCGAGTACAGCACGCGCTCGGTGGTGAAGGTGCGGGCCCACTTCCCCTGCATGGGCGGGCGCGTGATCACGGCGCCGAAGCCCTCGTAGGTGATCCCTTCCCGGATGTTCACCGAGGTGACGCGGTAGGTGCCGCGGGGGAAGACGATCACCCCGCCGCCGCGCGCGTACACGGACTCGATGGCGCGCTGGATGGCCGGCGTGTCGTCCGCCGTGCCGTCGCCGCGCGCGCCGAAGTCGCGCACGCTCACCAGCGCGCGTCGGTCGTCGTCCACGATGGTTTGTGTGTAGACCGTGTTCCGCCCCAGCGCCGCCCCCGCGGGAGCCGAGAGCTGGATGCTCACGGTCTCGTCCGTCTCGTTGATCCCGTCGTTGGCGATGGCGATGCGGATCGTCCGCGTAGTCGTCCCCGCTGGAAAGGTGAGGGTCCCGGCGGGCAGCGTGTAGTCCTGCCCGCTGCCGTGCGGAACCGCGTGCGCCGTCCCGCCGGAGACGGCGTAACGCACCGTCACGCGCTGCGCCGCCGCCTCGCTCAGCCGCACGGTCACGACGGCCGCCGCCT
This region of Longimicrobium sp. genomic DNA includes:
- a CDS encoding DUF305 domain-containing protein; protein product: MKRSSGRAAVWVLVLGACGTAGTEAPPSSPAPAVQQPAAQADTARRAAAGTARRHSDADVRFMQHMMAHHAQARVMTAMVRQRSTRPEIRLIAERIDVSQDDEMRQMRSWLRRHGVEAPSADAHAHGEHASMPGMLTDAELARLAAARGAGFDRLFLEYMIRHHEGAVTMVAQLFATPGAAQTSEMYGFATDVNADQRAEIARMRALLSTIPRG
- a CDS encoding glycosyl hydrolase family 28-related protein, coding for MSGHENGVLGRTSTRSILTASAALLLVGGAGWMASAGPRIAAAESGAPVVGFASAAGSGPESEAAAVVTVRLSEAAAQRVTVRYAVSGGTAHAVPHGSGQDYTLPAGTLTFPAGTTTRTIRIAIANDGINETDETVSIQLSAPAGAALGRNTVYTQTIVDDDRRALVSVRDFGARGDGTADDTPAIQRAIESVYARGGGVIVFPRGTYRVTSVNIREGITYEGFGAVITRPPMQGKWARTFTTERVLYSGDADSRPLIIRGLTFDGNSASQGPYQQHQLEQAHLVFLYGDPARRGRLRAVVEDCHLRNGVADGISVSTNVAARVYNCDAVDVFRGGFVLTGGYSRADVHTFTTRGTRDATGIDVEVDGRGFGNTLKVELNLTRLRLLAGDFDIGVHEGSIVTGQDIVAKAPFFLYAENSTVRLRDCDFEVGYPDSFGNRIVYPKDVTFTDCTFTTRERVAGEANRGMRIADVYWNFDWAQGPRRTRQSLTFNNCRFVVGEDVEPADAVYVASTTIDDPAHANVVTINGGTVGPGFDAVFAPVCTRCVRNP